A window of Thermosynechococcus sp. NK55a contains these coding sequences:
- the coaD gene encoding pantetheine-phosphate adenylyltransferase has product MLAVYPGSFDPITLGHLDIIERGARLFSEVIVAIAHNPQKKALFSVSQRIKQVQAATSHLKNVRVDTFDGLTVEYARSQEAKVLLRGLRVLSDFEYELQMSHTNKSLWPEIETVFLTTSNEYSFLSSSLVKEIARFGGNVRHLVPASVAKDLEACFTQTPIPSQRPPE; this is encoded by the coding sequence ATGCTTGCTGTTTATCCCGGAAGTTTTGATCCCATTACCCTAGGCCACTTGGATATTATTGAGCGGGGCGCTCGTCTCTTTAGCGAGGTCATTGTGGCGATCGCCCACAACCCTCAGAAAAAAGCCCTCTTTAGCGTCAGCCAACGGATCAAGCAAGTACAGGCGGCTACCAGCCACTTAAAAAATGTGCGGGTGGATACGTTTGATGGCCTGACCGTTGAGTACGCGCGATCCCAAGAGGCAAAGGTTCTTCTGCGGGGGCTACGGGTTCTGTCGGACTTTGAATACGAGCTTCAGATGTCCCACACCAATAAAAGCCTTTGGCCAGAGATTGAGACTGTGTTCCTCACCACGTCCAATGAGTATAGTTTCTTAAGTAGTAGCTTAGTAAAAGAAATTGCCCGATTTGGCGGTAATGTTCGTCATCTTGTACCAGCCAGTGTTGCAAAGGATTTAGAAGCATGCTTTACTCAAACACCAATCCCATCTCAACGACCGCCGGAGTAA
- a CDS encoding nicotinate phosphoribosyltransferase, with translation MTGFTLATSDYSLLTDLYQLTMVATYAGEDLAWTPASFELSVRRLPRGYTYLVAMGLAQVLEYLQQLRFTPQQIDYLRGLAVFERAPAAFWELLSQSEFRGDVWAVPEGTVVFAQEPLLRIDAPLWQGQWIETCLLNIVNYQTLVATRASRLRQLVGEEVDLLEFGTRRAFSPQASLWAARSALAAGFTATSNVLAAQQLGMVPVGTMAHSLVMAIATLKGTEQEAFTVFLRYYPEGALLVDTYDSLAAIGTLADRQAAGEILVKAVRIDSGDLLSLSQKIRQLLPHVKIIASGDLDEGEIRRLRAAGACIDAYGIGTKLVTGEPVNGVYKLVEINGQGVMKISSGKMTLPGRKQIYRRPSGDCLALASEEQVWGKPLLEPVMREGCPLYPPESLMTIRDRHRASLAELPETLLDVTQPVVYSPALAALIQQLRQRP, from the coding sequence ATGACAGGCTTCACCTTGGCCACCAGTGACTACAGTTTGTTGACGGATCTCTATCAACTGACAATGGTGGCCACCTACGCCGGCGAAGATTTGGCTTGGACACCCGCCAGTTTTGAACTCAGTGTGCGGCGATTGCCCCGAGGCTATACGTATCTGGTGGCGATGGGGTTGGCTCAGGTACTGGAGTATTTGCAACAGCTGCGGTTTACGCCTCAGCAAATTGATTACCTCAGAGGTCTGGCGGTTTTTGAACGTGCACCGGCAGCATTTTGGGAGCTATTGAGCCAGAGTGAGTTCCGCGGCGATGTCTGGGCGGTTCCGGAAGGCACAGTCGTCTTTGCCCAGGAGCCCCTGCTGCGCATTGACGCCCCCCTCTGGCAAGGCCAGTGGATAGAAACTTGTCTGCTCAATATCGTCAACTACCAAACCCTTGTGGCCACCCGTGCTTCCCGGCTGCGACAGCTGGTGGGGGAAGAGGTGGATCTCCTGGAATTTGGCACGCGGCGCGCCTTCAGTCCGCAAGCGTCCCTGTGGGCAGCCCGCTCTGCCCTAGCGGCAGGATTTACGGCCACTTCCAATGTCCTTGCTGCGCAGCAGTTGGGGATGGTTCCCGTAGGCACCATGGCCCATTCCCTAGTCATGGCGATCGCGACCCTCAAGGGTACGGAACAGGAGGCCTTTACGGTTTTCTTGCGCTACTATCCCGAAGGGGCACTCTTGGTAGATACCTATGACAGCCTTGCCGCCATTGGCACCCTTGCCGATCGCCAAGCCGCTGGGGAGATTTTGGTCAAGGCGGTGCGCATTGATTCCGGGGATCTCTTGAGCCTCTCCCAGAAAATCCGTCAACTGTTGCCCCACGTCAAAATCATTGCCAGTGGCGATCTCGATGAGGGGGAAATTCGCCGCCTGCGGGCAGCGGGTGCCTGTATTGATGCCTATGGCATCGGCACGAAGCTGGTTACGGGAGAACCGGTCAACGGTGTCTATAAGCTGGTGGAGATCAATGGTCAGGGGGTAATGAAGATCTCCAGTGGCAAAATGACCCTACCCGGACGCAAGCAAATTTATCGCCGCCCCAGTGGGGATTGCCTTGCCCTTGCCAGCGAGGAACAGGTTTGGGGTAAACCGCTCCTTGAACCAGTTATGAGGGAAGGGTGCCCCCTTTATCCGCCGGAGTCATTGATGACCATTCGCGATCGCCACCGCGCCAGCCTCGCGGAATTGCCAGAGACTCTCTTGGATGTGACCCAGCCCGTCGTCTATTCCCCTGCCCTTGCCGCCTTGATCCAACAGTTACGACAGCGCCCATGA
- a CDS encoding nicotinate-nucleotide adenylyltransferase — MTIALFGTSADPPTAAHGDILQWLSDRYDRILVWAADNPFKGQQTPLPYRQAMLNLLVRSLNRPNVEHHPELSHPYTLYSVEQVKQQWPGELLTLVVGSDVLAKLPQWYQAEKLLGQVQLLVLQRPGVVIAPKDWQVVQRLCPHVELANYCGPAVSSTTYRQQGDTQQLLPAIAQYIQEQGLYSHP; from the coding sequence ATGACCATTGCCCTTTTTGGTACCAGTGCCGATCCACCCACAGCCGCCCACGGGGACATTCTCCAGTGGTTGAGCGATCGCTATGACCGCATTTTGGTGTGGGCAGCCGATAACCCCTTTAAGGGGCAACAAACCCCCTTGCCCTATCGCCAAGCCATGCTGAATTTACTGGTGCGCAGTCTCAACCGCCCCAATGTCGAGCATCACCCCGAACTCAGCCACCCTTACACCCTCTATTCCGTTGAGCAGGTGAAGCAGCAGTGGCCAGGGGAACTCCTCACCCTTGTGGTGGGCAGTGATGTCCTTGCGAAGCTACCCCAGTGGTACCAGGCGGAAAAACTCCTCGGCCAGGTGCAACTGTTGGTCCTGCAGCGTCCTGGCGTTGTCATTGCCCCTAAGGATTGGCAAGTGGTGCAGCGGCTGTGTCCCCACGTAGAACTGGCGAACTACTGCGGGCCAGCGGTTTCCTCGACAACCTATCGGCAACAGGGGGATACCCAACAACTCCTGCCAGCGATCGCCCAGTATATTCAGGAGCAAGGACTTTACTCGCACCCATGA
- a CDS encoding ChaN family lipoprotein, which translates to MASPLGQRLWQGRSLPPWPPLVFTLAIALFFAGTPSGKAQQVWRGTEAVTLQRAYGEWQRQHILYLGETHDSVADHAAQLLILQELQRRRPLAIALEMIQCPFQAALDAYIGGEITEMELLVQTQYAQRWGFPWSLYAPIFRFAKEQQIPLIALNTPTEVTRQVARQGLESLGEEDFRYIPPLADIDLSNTAYRDRLQEIFIAAHEGVSHSMNFDFFYQAQVLWDETMAKVVAKHHQQHPDRLIVVLTGRGHVYFGDGIPQRVQRRLSPNLRQAIILLNPTATEKAKPGIADWFWQNDPP; encoded by the coding sequence TTGGCATCCCCCCTTGGACAGCGGTTGTGGCAGGGGCGATCGCTCCCTCCCTGGCCGCCTTTAGTCTTCACTCTGGCGATCGCCCTCTTTTTCGCAGGAACCCCCAGCGGCAAAGCGCAGCAGGTGTGGCGAGGCACCGAAGCAGTCACCCTACAGCGAGCCTATGGGGAGTGGCAGCGGCAGCACATCCTCTACCTCGGTGAAACCCATGACAGCGTTGCTGATCATGCGGCACAGTTGTTGATTTTGCAGGAATTGCAGCGGCGGCGCCCCCTGGCGATCGCCCTAGAAATGATTCAGTGTCCTTTTCAAGCCGCCCTGGATGCCTACATTGGCGGTGAAATCACAGAGATGGAATTGCTGGTGCAAACCCAATATGCCCAGCGCTGGGGCTTTCCTTGGTCGCTGTATGCACCGATTTTTCGCTTTGCCAAGGAGCAGCAGATTCCCCTAATTGCCTTGAATACACCCACCGAAGTCACTCGCCAAGTGGCACGCCAAGGCCTAGAGAGCCTAGGGGAAGAGGATTTTCGCTATATTCCGCCCCTGGCAGATATTGACTTGAGTAACACCGCCTACCGCGATCGCCTGCAGGAGATTTTTATTGCTGCCCATGAAGGGGTAAGCCACAGTATGAATTTTGACTTCTTTTACCAAGCCCAAGTCCTTTGGGATGAAACCATGGCCAAAGTCGTTGCTAAACATCATCAGCAGCATCCCGATCGCCTGATTGTGGTGCTGACGGGGCGGGGTCATGTTTATTTTGGGGATGGCATTCCCCAACGGGTACAGCGACGGCTTTCCCCCAACCTCCGCCAAGCAATTATCCTCCTGAATCCCACAGCAACCGAAAAAGCCAAACCCGGCATTGCCGACTGGTTCTGGCAAAATGATCCACCCTAG
- a CDS encoding alpha-E domain-containing protein: MLSRVADAVYWLNRYIERAENIARFVDVNLNMLLDLPTSLSSQWDPLVLTTGDLPFFQKHYGTATAENVIQFLTFDTTYPNSIISCLRAARENATSIREVISSEMWQQVNAFYTMVREAAKAPEGLEIASFLAQVKQASHLFAGVMDSTMSHNEAWHFGQMGRLLERADKTSRILDVKYYLLLPSVEDVGTPIDELGWIALLKSASAYEMYRKRRSHRITPAGVAEFLILDDEFPRAIRFCLLQVEKSLYRITGTPLGSWHQPVERQLGRLRSQLDYLTIDEIISQGMHEFLDYLQQQMNEVDTQIFQTFFTLEPVKAR; this comes from the coding sequence ATGTTAAGTCGTGTTGCCGATGCGGTGTATTGGTTAAATCGCTACATTGAGCGGGCAGAGAATATTGCTCGTTTTGTGGATGTCAACTTGAATATGCTACTAGATCTGCCCACGAGTCTTTCCAGTCAATGGGATCCCCTCGTGTTAACAACGGGGGATTTGCCCTTTTTTCAGAAGCACTACGGCACTGCTACGGCTGAAAATGTGATTCAGTTCCTCACCTTTGACACCACCTATCCCAACTCCATCATCTCGTGTTTGCGGGCGGCACGGGAGAATGCTACATCCATTCGCGAGGTGATTTCCTCAGAAATGTGGCAGCAGGTGAATGCCTTCTACACAATGGTGCGCGAGGCGGCTAAAGCCCCTGAGGGCTTAGAGATTGCCAGCTTTTTGGCACAAGTGAAACAGGCCAGTCACCTTTTTGCTGGCGTGATGGACAGCACTATGAGCCACAATGAAGCGTGGCACTTTGGCCAAATGGGACGGTTACTGGAGCGAGCCGATAAAACCTCGCGGATTCTCGATGTGAAATACTATTTGCTGTTGCCCTCGGTGGAAGATGTGGGCACGCCCATTGATGAGTTGGGCTGGATTGCGCTCCTGAAATCTGCCAGTGCCTATGAGATGTACCGTAAACGCCGTTCCCATCGGATTACACCCGCAGGGGTAGCAGAGTTTTTGATTCTCGATGACGAGTTTCCGCGTGCGATTCGCTTTTGTCTGTTGCAGGTGGAAAAATCCCTCTACAGGATTACAGGGACTCCCTTGGGGAGTTGGCACCAGCCTGTGGAACGCCAACTGGGACGCCTGCGATCGCAACTGGACTATTTGACAATTGATGAAATTATTAGTCAAGGCATGCACGAGTTCCTCGATTACTTGCAGCAGCAAATGAATGAGGTGGATACGCAAATTTTTCAAACGTTCTTTACCTTAGAGCCTGTGAAAGCCCGTTAG
- a CDS encoding ATP synthase F0 subunit B, producing the protein MLYSNTNPISTTAGVKEALDVPAPALQLLQQLQKLEELLILEGTKIPLTGRKLIDEEQLLNQLAHIEQAIPESVKAAQQILNQRDKIIERAQHRAQEILRAAEQRAAQITDELRIRQQAELEAQKIRQQVQQEVELMRQRALEEINLLRQNTEKELAHLRQLTRHECQERQQEADAYADRTLAAMERQLKEMLAVIQNGRQYLKQHQAHH; encoded by the coding sequence ATGCTTTACTCAAACACCAATCCCATCTCAACGACCGCCGGAGTAAAAGAAGCCCTTGATGTCCCTGCTCCTGCGCTGCAACTCCTGCAACAACTACAAAAACTGGAAGAACTCCTGATTCTTGAAGGAACGAAGATTCCGCTGACAGGGCGCAAACTCATTGATGAAGAGCAGCTCCTTAACCAGCTTGCCCACATTGAACAGGCGATCCCCGAATCAGTGAAGGCCGCGCAACAGATTCTCAATCAGCGTGATAAGATCATCGAGCGCGCCCAGCACCGCGCCCAAGAAATTCTTCGCGCCGCAGAGCAACGTGCTGCCCAAATAACTGATGAACTGCGGATTCGCCAGCAGGCAGAACTAGAAGCTCAGAAAATTCGCCAGCAGGTGCAGCAAGAGGTGGAATTGATGCGCCAGCGCGCGCTCGAGGAAATCAATCTGCTACGGCAAAATACAGAAAAAGAACTAGCCCATCTGCGCCAACTGACCCGCCATGAATGTCAGGAGCGACAACAAGAAGCGGACGCCTATGCCGATCGCACCCTTGCGGCAATGGAACGGCAACTCAAGGAAATGCTAGCGGTGATTCAAAACGGGCGCCAATACCTCAAGCAGCACCAAGCCCACCATTAA
- a CDS encoding response regulator transcription factor, protein MTAKLLLVDDEPGVREAVTAYLEDSGFEVTAVANGQAALEYLETNVPDLMITDIMMPHMDGYAFLEKVRQQPHLNHIPVIFLTARGMTRDRIQGYDAGCDAYLAKPFDPEELVAIIKNLLRRQAAARDEAEPNLANLAQQIAELRAMLLQRGKGYPTAPPIQLELTPREASVLQLVVKGLMNKEIASQLNTSVRNIEKYVSRLFVKTGTSSRTELVRFALEHGLAD, encoded by the coding sequence ATGACAGCAAAATTACTGCTAGTGGATGATGAACCAGGGGTACGCGAGGCAGTGACAGCCTATTTAGAGGACAGTGGCTTTGAGGTGACAGCAGTGGCCAATGGCCAAGCTGCCCTAGAGTACCTAGAAACCAATGTACCCGACCTGATGATTACGGACATTATGATGCCGCACATGGATGGCTATGCCTTTTTGGAAAAGGTGCGCCAACAGCCCCATCTCAACCATATTCCCGTCATCTTCCTCACAGCGCGGGGCATGACGCGCGATCGCATCCAAGGCTATGATGCTGGCTGTGATGCTTACCTGGCCAAACCCTTTGACCCCGAGGAACTGGTGGCCATTATTAAAAATCTGCTGCGCCGGCAAGCGGCTGCCCGGGATGAGGCAGAACCCAATCTGGCTAACCTAGCCCAACAAATTGCTGAACTGCGGGCAATGCTCCTCCAACGGGGCAAAGGCTATCCTACTGCTCCCCCGATTCAACTGGAGCTCACCCCCCGTGAAGCCAGTGTCCTGCAACTGGTGGTTAAGGGTCTGATGAATAAGGAAATTGCTAGCCAACTAAATACCAGTGTTCGCAATATTGAAAAGTACGTCAGTCGCCTTTTTGTGAAAACGGGTACTAGTAGCCGCACAGAACTCGTGCGCTTTGCCCTTGAACATGGCCTAGCTGACTAG
- the murQ gene encoding N-acetylmuramic acid 6-phosphate etherase, which produces MTNLQELPSRGHLLTEQINPASQNLDQLTPLELVDLFNREDAQTLRAIAQAREALAQTISATAARLRQGGRLFYIGAGTSGRLGVLDAAECPPTFCTPPHLVQGILAGGDAALVRSSEGLEDRYEDGAAVVGDRQITAQDVVIGITAGGTTPYVHGALDAAQGVGALTVFMACVPVEQVQRRADIDIRLLVGPELLAGSTRLKAGTATKMALNIISTGVMVQLGKVYGNRMVDVAVTNRKLLDRALRILTDLTGIDRAAAAALLERSGYQVKRALLMHWTGLDAVAAQALLAQHNGQLHAARGAALDP; this is translated from the coding sequence ATGACAAATCTCCAAGAACTCCCCAGTCGTGGCCATCTCTTGACAGAGCAGATCAATCCCGCCAGTCAAAACCTCGATCAGCTCACCCCCCTGGAACTGGTTGATCTTTTTAATCGGGAAGATGCCCAGACCCTGCGGGCGATCGCCCAAGCCCGCGAGGCCTTAGCCCAAACCATTAGTGCCACAGCAGCCCGCCTCCGCCAAGGGGGACGGCTTTTTTACATTGGTGCTGGCACCAGTGGTCGTTTGGGGGTTTTGGATGCTGCGGAATGTCCACCCACCTTTTGTACACCGCCCCATTTGGTTCAAGGTATTCTCGCTGGGGGTGACGCAGCCCTGGTGCGCAGTTCCGAAGGGCTGGAGGATCGCTACGAAGACGGTGCAGCCGTGGTGGGCGATCGCCAGATCACGGCTCAAGATGTGGTAATTGGCATTACCGCTGGCGGCACAACTCCCTATGTCCATGGAGCACTGGATGCTGCCCAAGGGGTGGGGGCGCTGACTGTGTTTATGGCCTGCGTTCCCGTAGAACAAGTGCAGCGCAGGGCTGACATTGATATTCGCCTGTTAGTGGGGCCTGAACTTCTTGCTGGATCCACCCGCTTGAAGGCGGGTACCGCAACAAAAATGGCACTGAATATCATTTCCACAGGGGTGATGGTGCAGTTGGGCAAAGTCTATGGCAACCGCATGGTAGATGTGGCCGTCACCAATCGTAAACTTCTGGATCGTGCCCTGCGGATTCTCACTGATCTCACAGGAATTGATCGCGCAGCGGCAGCGGCGCTTCTCGAGCGCAGTGGCTACCAAGTGAAGCGTGCCCTGCTCATGCACTGGACAGGCCTGGATGCCGTTGCTGCCCAAGCCCTACTGGCGCAACATAATGGCCAACTGCACGCGGCCAGAGGTGCTGCCCTTGACCCCTAG
- a CDS encoding NrtR DNA-binding winged helix domain-containing protein: protein MTVSPLPLAEFVVGVDNVIFSVDTDQNRLLVLLVQRQQPPFAGYWSLPGTLVRQGESLEAAAYRTLAEKIRVSNLYLEQLYTFGESDRNPTYGKRYLSVSYFALVRFADAELIAPGELPVQWFALSACPDLAFDHSKILAYGHRRLCNKLEYSPVAFDVLPEYFTLNDLYQFYSTVLGANFSDYSNFRSRLLKLGILQDTHQKVIRGAGRPATLYRFDREAFAPLKDKPLVFV from the coding sequence ATGACGGTCTCCCCTTTGCCCCTGGCAGAATTTGTCGTTGGCGTGGACAACGTCATTTTCTCCGTGGATACGGATCAAAATCGCCTCCTGGTGCTACTGGTGCAGCGACAACAGCCCCCCTTTGCCGGTTATTGGAGCCTGCCCGGCACCCTCGTACGGCAGGGGGAATCCCTTGAAGCCGCTGCTTACCGCACCTTGGCGGAAAAAATTCGCGTCAGTAACCTCTATCTGGAGCAACTGTACACCTTTGGCGAATCGGACCGGAATCCCACCTATGGCAAACGCTATTTGTCTGTGAGTTACTTTGCCTTGGTGCGCTTTGCCGATGCCGAACTCATTGCTCCTGGGGAGTTGCCAGTGCAGTGGTTTGCCCTGAGTGCCTGTCCTGATCTGGCCTTTGATCACAGCAAAATTTTGGCCTATGGTCACCGCCGCCTCTGCAATAAGCTGGAGTATAGCCCTGTGGCCTTTGATGTGCTGCCGGAGTATTTCACCCTCAACGATCTCTATCAGTTCTACAGCACCGTCCTAGGGGCTAACTTTTCCGACTACTCTAACTTCCGCTCCCGGCTTCTGAAATTGGGCATCTTGCAAGATACGCACCAGAAAGTCATCCGCGGGGCGGGGCGACCGGCAACCCTCTACCGCTTCGATCGCGAGGCCTTTGCACCCCTGAAGGATAAGCCCCTTGTTTTTGTCTAA
- the pdhA gene encoding pyruvate dehydrogenase (acetyl-transferring) E1 component subunit alpha, producing MVQERSLPSLSIPQTTITREQGLMLYEDMVLGRTFEDKCAEMYYRGRMFGFVHLYNGQEAVSTGVIKALRPDDYVCSTYRDHVHALSAGVPAREVMAELFGKATGCSKGRGGSMHLFSAKHNFLGGFAFVAEGIPVAMGAAFQTMYRRQVMGDAKADQVTACFFGDGASNNGQFFECLNMASLWKLPILFVVENNKWAIGMAHERASSETEIYKKAKVFGMVGEEVDGMDVLAMRTVAEAAIARARAGEGPTLIEALTYRFRGHSLADPDELRSKEEKEFWLKRDPIKKLGAYLVEQELATSEDLRAIEQKVQGIVEDAVTFAEESPEPQPEELYDYIFADE from the coding sequence ATGGTTCAAGAGCGTAGTCTGCCCTCTTTGTCCATTCCCCAAACGACCATTACCCGTGAGCAGGGGTTAATGCTCTATGAGGATATGGTACTGGGGCGCACCTTTGAAGATAAGTGTGCCGAAATGTACTATCGGGGGCGGATGTTTGGCTTTGTGCACCTCTACAACGGTCAAGAAGCTGTCTCTACGGGCGTGATCAAGGCCTTGCGTCCCGATGACTACGTCTGCAGTACCTATCGCGATCACGTCCATGCCCTAAGTGCCGGTGTGCCTGCCCGTGAAGTGATGGCTGAACTCTTTGGCAAGGCCACAGGGTGCAGCAAAGGCCGCGGCGGCTCAATGCACCTGTTTTCTGCCAAGCATAATTTCTTGGGGGGCTTTGCCTTTGTTGCTGAGGGGATTCCTGTGGCTATGGGGGCTGCCTTTCAGACAATGTATCGCCGTCAAGTGATGGGCGATGCCAAAGCTGATCAGGTCACCGCTTGCTTCTTTGGCGATGGGGCCAGCAATAATGGCCAGTTCTTTGAGTGCTTGAATATGGCATCACTCTGGAAATTGCCGATTCTCTTCGTTGTAGAAAATAACAAGTGGGCGATCGGCATGGCCCATGAGCGTGCCAGTTCGGAAACAGAAATCTACAAGAAGGCCAAGGTCTTTGGCATGGTGGGTGAGGAAGTAGATGGTATGGATGTGTTGGCGATGCGTACAGTAGCTGAGGCAGCGATCGCCCGTGCCCGTGCCGGTGAAGGCCCCACCCTTATTGAAGCTTTGACGTATCGTTTCCGGGGTCACTCCCTTGCGGATCCCGATGAACTGCGCTCCAAGGAAGAGAAAGAGTTTTGGCTGAAGCGGGATCCTATCAAGAAGCTGGGGGCCTACCTCGTGGAGCAAGAACTCGCCACTAGCGAAGACCTACGGGCGATTGAGCAAAAAGTACAGGGGATTGTGGAGGATGCTGTGACCTTTGCCGAGGAAAGTCCGGAGCCTCAGCCTGAAGAACTCTATGACTATATCTTTGCAGATGAGTAA
- a CDS encoding o-succinylbenzoate synthase, protein MRWQWRIYEEPLQEPLTTAQGIWRSRSGIYLRLEDEQGQVGYGEIAPLPGWGSETLNADIALCEQLPGYLTPEIMATIPEALPAAQFGFATAWQSVGRLPYRVRPWPICALLGSGQAALEQWQQPWQRGQTTFKWKVGVLCPEAEQEILKALLAALPQGAKLRLDANGGWDVATATHWLTWLDRHGNGKIEYVEQPLPPDQWQALLSLAQAVTTAIALDESVVNAAQLQRWVDRGWPGLFVIKPVLFGPPEALSLLLRRGLEPQQLVFSSALEGAIARTAIFHLLETWQPCYALGFGVDRWRSAPLLTTLAEYDAEWHRLDNYGKTYYK, encoded by the coding sequence ATGCGCTGGCAATGGCGTATCTATGAGGAACCTCTGCAGGAACCTTTGACAACGGCGCAGGGGATCTGGCGATCGCGCTCAGGGATTTATCTGCGTCTGGAAGATGAACAGGGTCAAGTGGGCTACGGTGAAATTGCCCCCCTCCCCGGCTGGGGCAGCGAAACCCTCAATGCTGATATTGCCCTGTGTGAGCAACTCCCTGGCTACCTGACCCCAGAGATCATGGCCACGATTCCAGAGGCGTTACCGGCTGCCCAGTTTGGTTTTGCCACCGCATGGCAGAGTGTGGGGCGATTGCCCTATAGAGTGCGTCCTTGGCCAATCTGCGCACTTTTAGGGAGTGGTCAGGCCGCCCTTGAGCAGTGGCAGCAGCCTTGGCAGCGGGGACAAACCACCTTCAAGTGGAAAGTGGGTGTCCTGTGCCCAGAGGCGGAGCAAGAAATTCTCAAGGCGTTACTGGCAGCCCTGCCCCAAGGGGCAAAATTGCGCCTTGATGCCAACGGCGGCTGGGATGTGGCAACTGCAACCCACTGGTTGACTTGGCTCGATCGCCATGGGAACGGCAAAATTGAGTATGTGGAGCAACCGCTACCCCCTGACCAATGGCAAGCTCTATTGAGCCTTGCCCAAGCGGTGACAACAGCGATCGCTCTCGATGAAAGTGTGGTCAATGCTGCGCAATTGCAGCGTTGGGTCGATCGCGGCTGGCCGGGACTCTTTGTGATTAAGCCGGTTCTCTTTGGTCCTCCAGAAGCACTGAGTCTCTTGTTGCGTCGGGGTTTAGAACCGCAGCAGCTAGTCTTTTCCTCTGCCCTCGAAGGGGCGATCGCCCGCACGGCAATTTTTCATCTTTTGGAAACATGGCAACCCTGTTATGCCCTCGGCTTTGGTGTTGACCGCTGGCGATCGGCACCCCTGCTGACCACCTTGGCTGAGTACGACGCAGAATGGCATCGCCTTGACAATTATGGTAAAACTTACTATAAGTAA
- a CDS encoding DUF565 domain-containing protein, with protein sequence MQRTRLNTLLDRLGAGIQEQLKNPWRRLATLSIAFLFGVFLGLAISSSAGQLGYLDIVASTIVAIVAEVISAVFYGDRWKLRQTLFGEMLNALKFGLLYGLFLVAFLLGS encoded by the coding sequence ATGCAGCGAACCCGTCTTAATACCCTGCTCGATCGTCTGGGCGCTGGGATTCAGGAGCAGTTAAAAAATCCGTGGCGACGGCTAGCGACACTGAGTATTGCCTTTCTTTTTGGGGTGTTCTTGGGCTTGGCAATTTCCTCTAGTGCGGGTCAACTGGGCTATTTAGATATTGTTGCCTCGACCATCGTGGCGATCGTTGCCGAAGTGATTAGTGCTGTGTTCTATGGCGATCGCTGGAAACTGCGGCAAACCCTCTTTGGCGAAATGCTCAATGCCCTGAAGTTTGGTTTGCTCTATGGCTTGTTCCTCGTTGCCTTCCTGCTGGGAAGTTAG